Genomic DNA from Macadamia integrifolia cultivar HAES 741 chromosome 6, SCU_Mint_v3, whole genome shotgun sequence:
aaactacatttaatgtaggaggtggatggttggtttctttggtcaacCCTTCTTGGATTTCtatatggattttgtccattgtaacccagtccttctctttcatttggactcttcctttgagaaccaagaaggttgtcaaggttcttttgcccctgggtaaaggtgcagagggtggagttcaacttaaagttttcttcctccagttcacttacctttgaggttagtgcctccactctcttatttagtgtttcaacctccttttcaagtttacttttattagactctaattttatactttcttcatataaggcctcgaaggcttcttgaagttcctcattagggtcccttactaaaagttcaggttgaatttcacatacctcttgttcttcatctccgatggccatcaaggcgaggttggtgacttcttctccaaattcacttttctcttcatcacttgagtcccatgtagctacataggcctttctttttgatttatttgggcattcagttctaaaatgtccaggctttctgcactcaaaacacacTATGTCTTTAGTAGGAGTTTCCttaggtttaatttttgttttacctttttccccataggatttgttcttgtgttggaatcttcctttctgtttgaggaatttgttgaatttcctcgtgatgagtgaaatttccttttccatgtcgatttcttcatcttcttcatcatcacttacttcttcgataggttgagttgattttagcgctatggttctccttttctcagaatttggtttgtcggcattcagctctacttcatgcgtTTGGAGAGATCCAAGCGagtagtccaaggagattttcgtcaaatctttggcttcttcgattgctgttttcttgggtctccaagctgcaggtaaggctcttaagatttttctgactttttcagcgttagtataagtcttgcctaaacctttaagattattcacaatgtcagtaaatctagtgaacatagaagttattgactcattttctttcatagagaatgactcgtaatcagagacaagttgatctacctttctttcttttacctctgctgtaccttcgtgtgtgacaagaagcatatcccatatttctttagccgtgtcacatgcaatgactcggttgaactcttgttcattgagggcacattgaaggaatgtaatggcacggaagttgtactggatgagggtgatgtcttcagctgtccattctccttcatccttaggtactgtctttccatcaactatcttaGTGatagtgtatggtccattctctatggctctccatacaagaatgttatgaccacacacaaaattcttgaatctgcacttccagaaagaaaagttttctccattaaagtacgggggtctcgaggcgttcatgccttctggtggtccttggaatgtggtcatggtctttgactcactattaagacgatatagtcttaaataaattgagctccctctctgataccaattgaaataacctagagggggggtgaataggttatactagtggaatttaactcttttcgatgtatagatcacaagtatgattgtaatttaaaaacaatactgaataaataaaataagaacaaccacgacacaagatatatagtggttcaactcaatctgagtctagtccactccctacaagaatcctcttgtaaggtattccactagttctccctttcagtacagtaggtagggaagaaaaacctttacaatctttttatggataagagtatccttacaaatctcctttccaggcagagagacgccttcacaatctcttttagaggtagagagagacctttctctttttaggataagagtatccttacaatcctaagtacagtctagaattgtaaaaaaacagaaaataagaaatagtggaataagaggaatacctcaagtatggtgcaaatgagaatgaataataaatgatgagtgatgcaccttatgtaaagtcctctcttacggctttgacttgcacaggagagagtagaggactttgattaagactggagcctcttgtttgggatttgtgtaactgaataactcaagtagaataaacttctctaatgcttgcaataatgctcttaaagctctttcttaaatcaataattaattaagagtgattagggtatttataggtgaatttagtaaagcattttaggtagggaatcaagctctaacggacatattctggataTACCGGTCGACTGCCAttggtagccgatcgaccgctaagagccgttgtaggcaataaaatagccgttggagtacttccagacaggcaccggtcgatCGGAACTTTCAGCcagtcgaccgcctatggtctcggacagatCCGATCGACTGGGGCTTCcagacggtcgaccgcctatggtctcggatggttccggtcgaccggggcttccatccggtcgaccgccaacatgacaagctctgtcatactgaccagtcaccagtgttttgactataactttttggtccgaccttggattgatttgagatcagttgtgttggaatcacaactcaatttcctacaacttctatgaaggtttcgtctcctgatactaacttaaagattccctaaatacccttgagttaggttactgtgtgttccacaccacttagaaatTTTTCATACCTACTCAAGGCAGGCTCTATGGttattctaatatgatgcaatgcacatgcatgaggtgagtgcatataagtatgtggacattacaaattacattaaaaaataactaatctatcctagtggtcttcttctttatttgaatcttccattctttagcccttcatcttctttccttcttgtttgttgtttcatgtctttaagcttagcttcatgtcttgattcgaccttcgatcttctaaTGATTTCTtgaagctaatcacactttaacaatcaagttaaagatttatgtttgtttgttaacaccaaaacatggcaaggagtgtggacatgtttcccaacagtTACCTCCACAAATGTTATATCGGGTGAATTTATCACATCATAATGCAACCTTGACAAATTACATGGGCTAACCAGATACGCTTATTTCTAACATAAAAGCTCCAATCATCGCACAAGATAATAATATTACACAGATTTGCCACTCAACTAGGACTTGTATATGGACATAGACATGAACTTGGAAGACCGATCGTTGGTATTAAGGCTGAAATTCAATGAATGAAGGCTAACATTTAGATGGGATATGGCTGGCCACCCATACATAGGCCACACCTAGGCGATCAACCTTTTGTGGGGCTCTCCTTTCCAGGTCCATTATCATCACCAAATCACTGCCTCCTAAACTCAACTCAAAGTTCTATTTGGTGAAAACAACTGCCAGTGCAATTGGTTGATATCCTTCCAGTAGTCTCAAGTGTCCTAGCTAGGTCATTGGTTCAACTCTAGTACCTCAAGGCACCTCAACTTACCCCTCACTTGAGGGTCAGGTGTTGCCAACGTTTTGCTGGAAAATATCTTACTACCAATACAAAGAAAAGGTAAGAAAATTGTTCTTAAAATTCTTCCTAGGGAGAATTTGCAGTTAAAACAATTGTTCCCCTGTAATGTGTGTGAAATctcagattttttctttttcctcttcctcttcctcttatCCCTATCCCATAAGTGCATCTTTGATCAATAGGGAACACTTTTCTTCTGTATTAATCAATATTatcaaaaattttgaaacatttACGAGTTTTTTGGAGATTGGATGAAGCTACTAATTCAACTCTACGAGAATTTTTATGGAAGTATTTCATTTGCTTCTCTTCcccccaaaaaggaaaaaagactaCTAACATATACACactaaaatttccattttaaaagaccttaaaaaaaaagaaatattttgctAACATATACAGCTAATACATTTCTATTTACTTGCTAGTaaaggagagggggggggggaattaaaAATAGTGTTACTTATCTACACCAAAACTGAAAAAAGTGAACCAATAATTTCTTCCAGCCACACACACACAGTGCAAGAGCCATTCAGAGAGCATCATGAACATTTTTTGTATAGCACTTTAACAGTCTTATGTGTCCACtcgacaaaaaaaaattgtagaaacTGATGCAAATGCTGATGCTGTGCAAATTTCAATTATGTGCTATAGAAAAAGTCAAATGAACTGTAAACTTTCTTCTATGCAAAATAAATAAcatcaattttaaaaataggTTTTTCCTACGTTCTCAGAGTATTCAGCAATACATGATAGCTGAATTTTGACTTTGTAATCAGTCGAGATTTGCTCAGTCTACATGGAAACTCATTTACAAGCATCAAACATCATCATTCTTACAAGGCTCGCCCATAGCGTCCACTTATGCAACTAGTCAACAGACTAATCTCTCAATGAGAAGAAAAGCAAACATAACTGGACGTTTAGATGAGATAGTCCAAGTTTATGTGAGTATGTTTCCTTATATAATTGAAAGTCACAACAATAGCAAGATTAGGTAACCTGAAATGTGGAAGCTGAAGAGGCTGGAAATCAAAAACTGGGAACTCTTAACTTTTACAGGAAAAACTCCATAAAAAATAACTCATTGCATCAATTGATGCTATCCTCCACAACTTGGGTGTTTGAAAATAGAACGTCCCTTCGTTTTGGGAAGCCGGTAGTTTCTAGATTTGGCCCCCTGTATTTCAGTTCTCCAGCAGTTCTAAAACTCGGATCGGAGGAACCTGCTTTATAGTTGGGATCAGCAGTACTTTGCCTATAGGGTACCGGTGCACTACCAGGATATGGAGAAGGAGACTCATACCTTCTTGATGGACCTCTCAGACCACCCCCTCTCAATTCCATGATATCATTGGTCCTTGAAGAAGAATCTGCAAATGTTCTGTCTTCCAAGCCAGCACCCAATGAAGCTCCAGCTGAAACCGTTGATGTGGTGGCAAAAGGATCATCTGGACCCCATGAGGTAAgtgattctttcttcttcccaaaTAAGTGCCATGCCCCAAACAGGAAAAGAATGAACAGTAGAACAGGGCTGGTCCAGAGCATTGTATTGAATTCAGCTTTAAAAAGCGGGAGGTTAGAGCGGTACACACCCACATAACCACTTCCAAGGCCAAGAACAACAAGTTTTTCATGGTCGCTAGCAATTAAAGGCACCATCTTTCTAATCATAGAGTCATCATTCATCATGTCCAAACTCAAAAACGAAGATCTAATCTCATCAAGACTCGCAAAGAAAACAGGCCGAGGCCCACCAGCCCTAATGTAATGCTGAGAGGAAACATTGTACACAAAAACCTTCTCTCGACTGACAACAAGCAAGTATCCTTTAATCGCCTGTACCGCAAGAGGCCAATCCATCTCAATTTTTCTCTTAGATCTCACCCTGCATTTCAAGTTAACCATATCTCCCAACAGCACCACATGAATCAGATCACCTTTTGACGTCAAGCCATAAGCTTTTGAACGCTCCAACGCATCGAAGACGTAATTTCTTGCAAGTGAACCATTCATTCCTTCACACTCAGATTCCTTAATTTTCATGCTCCTCAGATCAAGTGATCCTGCACCAGTCTCAGTTAAAAACAGAAGCCTTTgcttcaagaacaccaatggCGGGCTTGCTGATTTGACTGAACCAAAAACTGTTCCATTTTCCCGGAAAACTACAATCTTCCCACTAAAATCAGAAGACAGAATATATCTCATCCTTCCAACTTGATGCACTTCCAAGATTGTAATCCGCAAACCCTCTTCTTCGTTTCTTACAGATTCAAATGCCCGGAGATTTGCCATGGAAAGTGAATGCCACTCCTCTCCATTGGAAGCCTCCCAAATCCGATGGGCTAGAATCACCCCATTCTTGTGCCCAGTTACCAAAACAGACTCATTCTTTTGGAGAGAAAGGTAGGAAAGCATAGAAATAATGGGGGAATCCGACAACGTGTCAAACTCAACCAACACATCTCCACTTGGAACGAAAATAAATACCCTCCCCCT
This window encodes:
- the LOC122080623 gene encoding uncharacterized membrane protein At1g75140-like — translated: MVGYQRGKAFVIFLFILCLDLPSGFRVLADSNALLTEQEYEYEIREPKHEKQMSSSSLLDRQENQLEMLENLVKTLSEAVARLESRLPDCRKVGSVENERHRIEESRFDIEDKNPEVKKIVEGNYGEVDDKGFVGKPGEVERRSGVSVTKYYPSWSDRFQFLSAVKLEYEATAINVLPEFDGFSNKYVAIGDERGRVFIFVPSGDVLVEFDTLSDSPIISMLSYLSLQKNESVLVTGHKNGVILAHRIWEASNGEEWHSLSMANLRAFESVRNEEEGLRITILEVHQVGRMRYILSSDFSGKIVVFRENGTVFGSVKSASPPLVFLKQRLLFLTETGAGSLDLRSMKIKESECEGMNGSLARNYVFDALERSKAYGLTSKGDLIHVVLLGDMVNLKCRVRSKRKIEMDWPLAVQAIKGYLLVVSREKVFVYNVSSQHYIRAGGPRPVFFASLDEIRSSFLSLDMMNDDSMIRKMVPLIASDHEKLVVLGLGSGYVGVYRSNLPLFKAEFNTMLWTSPVLLFILFLFGAWHLFGKKKESLTSWGPDDPFATTSTVSAGASLGAGLEDRTFADSSSRTNDIMELRGGGLRGPSRRYESPSPYPGSAPVPYRQSTADPNYKAGSSDPSFRTAGELKYRGPNLETTGFPKRRDVLFSNTQVVEDSIN